GACCGTCTGTTGTACGACGTCGGCGCAGAAGGCCTCGTCGCCGACATCACCGGCGACCAGCAGGCAGCGGCCCCCTTCGTCCTCGACCAGGCGCGCGGTGTCCTTGGCGTCGTCGTGCTCCTCGAGGTAGACGACCGTGACATCAGCGCCTTCGCGGCGAACAACACGGCGACCGAGCGTCCGATCCCGCTGTCGCCGCCCGTGACGATGGCGATCCTGCCATCGAGGCGTCCGCTGCCGCGGTGTTCGCGCCCGGCGATATCTGGCTCGGGTCGCATCTTGTGCTGGCGGCCGGGCTGGGACTGGCGCTGCGGAGGATTGCCCTGGCTCATGGGATGCCCTGACGTCGATGATCGGGCGCGCAGGTTTCCACCCGCTGGCAACGACAAACGGTGCCCGGCGTCATTCACCGTCACCGAGCGAACGAGTCGGCTGTGCGCCGGCGGTCCATTGGCGTCTAGCGCTCACGACGCGTCTGTCCGGTCCCTTGGATCGACGTGATCTCCGCCGGCCCGGTCGCGTTGGTCGGCAACTCAGCGGCTGTCGGGTCGCCGTGTGGTCCCGATCTCCACCGGGCCTGGCGTCATGATCGCGGCGACGGCGCGAACCGATCACCATCAGGCCCGGCGCACGGCGTACCATTCATCCCGCCGCGGCCTGCCGCTTGAGTGCGCCGC
The Euzebyales bacterium genome window above contains:
- a CDS encoding SDR family oxidoreductase, translated to MIDVRASHEPGQSSAAPVPARPPAQDATRARYRRARTPRQRTPRWQDRHRHGRRQRDRTLGRRVVRREGADVTVVYLEEHDDAKDTARLVEDEGGRCLLVAGDVGDEAFCADVVQQTVDEFGQLDVLVNNAAEQHVSDDIADISTEQLERTFRTNVFAMFHLVKAAAPHLGEGASIINSTSVTAYQGNPMLVDYSATKGAIVAFTRALSQQVIGRGIRVNAVAPGPI